The following DNA comes from Flavobacterium sp. N3904.
CCTTGTGCAAAATGACCCACTTTATCATAATTATTTCGGCTTTGATGAAATACTTCTTTGATGTAGTCGAAAAATGGAACTTCGGCATAGGTGTAATGTCCACCAATGAATAGAATAATGCAATGAATTAAAATTAAAGTATACGTAAAATTGGTAAATCGAAATCTTTTAAATGTCAAAGCCAAGATTACAAATCCAATTATTGCAGGAATAATTTCAAGAAAACAAGTAAATCCTTCTTTCGGATTGATAATTGACCATAGTAGCGTTAAAGTAAATAGGGATAATAGTAGGTAGATGTATTTCATTTTTTGGATTTATTTAATAACTGGTATCATCGAGTTGTACTTTCCCGTTGAATGTTCGGTATAAAAAGAAAAAATATGCGGCCAATAGAGGAGCACCAATAACAACAATAGTCAGCATAATGCCTAGTGATTTTTGAGAAGATGCCGCGTTATAAATGGTAACGTCAAACTTCGGATCAATTGTAGAAATCAAAAGTGTTGGATACAATTGCAAAGCGACAAGAATCAATAAAAATGCCATTGTTAAAGAAGAAAATATCAGTGCCAGCATATATTGCTTTTTGGAAACCAATCGAGGTACATTGGCTACTGCCAAAAATGATATAACGGGAACAATAAAATAAAGCGGATTGGCTCTAAAGTTGGCAGTAACTTCTGGGATAAAAACCAATGTATAAAGCGTAGTGATTCCGAAGCTAATAATGAAAAATATCATTCCCTTTTTGAGTAAGAATGTAAGTCTAGCGTGCAATCTCCCTTCAGTTTTCAATAAAAGATAAATGGCACCTTGTGTCATAAAAATAGAAAGTGTTGTAAATCCAACCATTATAGCGTATGGATTTAAGAATGAAAAAAATACGCCACCTTGATAACTAAAATTGGGTCCTAAAGCAAATCCTTGCAAAATATTCCCCAAAACTACTCCCAGCAAAAATGCAATCAAGATACTGGAAAGGCTATAAGTAATATCCCAACTTTTTCTCCACCACTTCATTTCTTCTACGCTTCGAAATTTGATGGCAGCGGCCCGTAGTACATTTAGCATCAAAAAAAGCATAAAAGGAACATACATTACTGACAGCATAGTGGCATACATTACTGGGAATCCTGCAAA
Coding sequences within:
- a CDS encoding DUF2238 domain-containing protein, whose product is MKYIYLLLSLFTLTLLWSIINPKEGFTCFLEIIPAIIGFVILALTFKRFRFTNFTYTLILIHCIILFIGGHYTYAEVPFFDYIKEVFHQSRNNYDKVGHFAQGFVPAMIIRELFIRKKVIANQSFFNFIIVCICLAISAAYEWIEWFVSLATGDGGDAFLGTQGYVWDTQSDMLFATIGAIVALVLFSKAQDKQLIKL
- the cydB gene encoding cytochrome d ubiquinol oxidase subunit II, which produces METFLGIDYPTLWYLVIGLLFSGYAILEGFDFGAGAWHLFFRKDLSRRIAINAIAPVWDANQVWLIIGGGALFAGFPVMYATMLSVMYVPFMLFLMLNVLRAAAIKFRSVEEMKWWRKSWDITYSLSSILIAFLLGVVLGNILQGFALGPNFSYQGGVFFSFLNPYAIMVGFTTLSIFMTQGAIYLLLKTEGRLHARLTFLLKKGMIFFIISFGITTLYTLVFIPEVTANFRANPLYFIVPVISFLAVANVPRLVSKKQYMLALIFSSLTMAFLLILVALQLYPTLLISTIDPKFDVTIYNAASSQKSLGIMLTIVVIGAPLLAAYFFFLYRTFNGKVQLDDTSY